The Macrobrachium rosenbergii isolate ZJJX-2024 chromosome 31, ASM4041242v1, whole genome shotgun sequence sequence CTAGGGCTACGATATTATTAGCTGCACTGCCAAACCTAGGTTTAGCCGCCAGGTTTGGCAGTCAGTCACAAAGCGCCCTCAGTCACATGCTTATATGTCACATGGGTTAGCTGTCTCTTGGTCCCAACCACATGCCCAGTTGATTACCTGTAACTACGCTTCTGTCTGGATGTCATATCAAAGTGGGTCAGATCCTGTGAATATCGTATAAAGTGGGTCAGATCCTGTGAATACAGTCAGCTGATTCCTAGAATCCACTGTATGAGTATCCTAATGAGATCCCCTTATGCCAGTACGCACAGACATAGTCCATTAGTCACTAGGGATTAGATGCAAGAACCACGCTGGGTCTACCAGGCTAGTGGGATGAGAGAGAGTGAAGCCAGAACTTGACTACTGTATTTTGTCCATGAGTGGCTTTTTGTATTAGCAGGCATGGCAGTAATTGGTCGGTGAATCACCAGGGTTGAAGCAAAAACCATGCTATGCTATGTCTGTCAAGCTTGTGGAGGACACCCCAGTGCTCTCAAGAAAGAGCAATGCCAGAACTTTTTGAGAGCCTCCGTTAGTTGCTTCTTTGTTGGTAGGGCATGGCCATTTGGTCTGTTAATCGCCACTCTGTTTCCTAGCGTCCCTACTAGATCCAGATTTAGCTGCCAGGTTTGGCAACCATTCACAGACAACTCTCATAGTCTGTGCTCTTGCATCACTCACATTATCTGTCACCTGTCCCAACCACATTCTTGGTCAATCATCTGTAACTACATATCCGTCCACATGTTGTATCAAAATGGGTCAGAGCAAAACCCACCTTCAATCTCTCAAGGTCTACAGGCTGCTTCTTCAAGCAGGACCCAGTTCTGGCACGAGGTCACCTAACTCATTCCAATAAAGGCTTTCATAACTGTATACTTCAAcacctgtatatattttatttaagcaaTTACGACTTGTACATCGAGGTCCAAATAACAGACTAAATTACAGTACATCAGTTTCTCTATATCAGTTTTTTATAATATTGCATGTGGATAGAATGCCACTcagtaatttctgtttcaaaCAACTAACATCAGCAGGACTGCTTATGTTACTGAGATGAATGAGAGACAGTACACTGACAGTGTAAACGTGACAGTTATTAGTTTAAGTTAATCAGGTGCAGTCTCTTATGCTTCCAAAGAGACTTCTATATTGGGTCCTGGAGAGTGATATGGCTGGTGGTCCTCTCTGGCAGCGCATCATTCCAGCTTCTTCCAAATTCTTAGTCTTtaacaattaaatttaattgaatcTCTCATTTCTCCCAGTATTTCGGGTGTCCAAGGTGCTTATAATTTGTTTGGAGAAATGACATTGTACAAATTGCTACATTCTTCTCTTCACCTGACTTGTTAAATCTTCATATTggatctatttgtttgtttggagCATTTCCTGCATTTTGGCATGACACTCCTTCAGTCTCCCTCCTCAGTAATGCTAAATCCAAGGATTCTTTTGACTAAGAACCCCGCTTTCACCACATCTCTCAAACCTCCCACTCTCAGAATTCAAAATGAATCTCTCTTGTTTCTTTACAGGTACCATTTCAGTCTCAACTCTGCTGAGCTCAAGGGAAAAACATGTGAAGTAAACAAACTCAGGGGAAAGGAAACAACACATGAGATGCGTCAacagaagtttattattattatgatgcagTTGATTTCATCTCTGAGCCCAACTGCTCCTTTTAAGAGTTTCAGCCTTTTGCATATGGAGGATTAGCATTGGTTTGCAAAAAGTAATTGCCTGTCAACCTGTAGGAAATAAAGACATGGCAATAAGaaacaagatatatatgtatgtatatatatttccatgtatatatatatttaattataatgttTAATCATTACGAAAAACGGAATTGACGATACCACGAAATTTTACTAAGTAAGTAATCCTTACATAAAGCAATATCCATACCCAAGGGATAAGTATGGGAACGAAACTGAAGTCATTGTATTTGTAACAGCTTGCATTTCTGTCATTGCTATTTTTGGACACAATTCTCCAGACTTTCATTCTTGAACTTTTCTGAGCTACTCATTTCAAGTTATACTGACAGCTAATAAGACTGCAGGTGTCAAACCCCATCAGGGGCAGTGAATTCAAGTGAGAAAAGAGCACTAAAATTCAGTACTGAATGATACTTACTGATCATTGACATGAACTCCCATGTCGAGGCACCCCGGTCCACAATCTACGCACTCTCCTGCCTTGTAAGAGTCTAAATCAGGACAAGGAACTGCTTTGAATGGTGTCGGTCCATTTATACTCTCTATCCAGTATTTGCGCGAGCGCTCGTGGCTACAGCTACCTGTTTGTATTATAGGAATAACTGAATTGGGCTTCTGTTGCTATTCAACTATGGTTTATTCACCGCCAGGTACCCTAGAGCCCTTCTGGCTGATGAAAGAAAGCTTCGTCTATATATCTTTACATGGCTAAAAATTTCCTCTAACACTGGGTGGCGCCAGGAAGGCTAAGACGCCCCTGTGTTCCATTTACTTTCGCTGTCTCCCTCTCCTCCATCTTATTAAACATTCTTAAGTACATGCAGTTCCCAGATATTTATCTTCATCCATTCATTTCACATGACTAAACCACCTCAACATAGTCTGAACCATGTCTGAATAAGGATATGTTCTAAATACCCAGCTATGTTTTGTTCCTGCTGAGTGGTCCTTAGCTGAGTTCCGTAAGGTTCATGAAAAGCATACCTTCCATTGCCAGTGAAATATGTACTGAgagtttatatattaaattaaacatCAACATTGCCTGCTAATTTTTGGTGAAGGGGAAAATAACCTTCAGTGATTTAATGTCCACTAGTGAGTTGAATGTAATTCATTCTACAAAAATATTCAACCGAAACCTTGTGTACTTTGAAAGTGAATACCTACAATTATGTTTACTAGTCTGTTACTACAAAGAGGTAAATATAATACTCAAAACTGCCGGAATTCTAGTAGTGCTATtcatcaaaacaataatataacttACCCAACATGTCGATCAAGTATCCCAATATTGTGCATCCAGGCTGTCGCTTTCCTCCATTAGGGAAGAAGTCAACATGGCCATAAGATCCATTCAGACCTAAGCACAACTGGGAAGAAGATGAATATTAACTTGTCTGATTACCTCTGATGAGGCTCTTGCTCTCATAAGAGCAGATGAGAGAATGGACCcaatgaagatatatttttttttaatcacaggaGTGCTGTCACTTTGGCAATGAAGATGAACGAGAATTGTTGAGAAGGCTGCAAGACTGAATTGCACAATTAAGTGTATGATGATAATTTCataaactaattaaataattataacaattaatacCACAGTATCAGTGCAATTTACCTCACTCAGTGGGCATGCATTTGAGTGGATGACATCCACAAAAGTTGCATCACTTTTGTCCAGCCTAAACTCATTAGGAGCGTCTTCGAATCCAGGCCCAGCTGGATCTAAACCTAAGAATAATGCAGATATAATAAATGTTTGGTTTAAGTCAAGAAGAAGgtgcagatgaaaaaaaaaaagttggacgTAAGCGTGGCAAAGGTTAAGATGTCATTAAGAAGTGCAAAATGAAGATGCAGCTATATTTCAACTGCATCTGCTCTGGCAAACATAAATGAATGCAAGGAGAAGAGCATTGACAGACTACAAACTATCAGAAAAGTTGCGCaataaataatatagaataaataatactaaaaactTGAGTATATACATGCCCTAAATTCCTTACCTGTAATTCTACCCACAGGACCATTTTGTACATTTGACCCCATGATGGCCACAAGATGAGCCCCTAATGAATGGCCAGTCACAGAGTGTGGCAATGTTGAGGCCACCTTCAGTGTGGAGGTAGTCCACAAATGCAGCGACATGCCTCCCAACCtgcaaaccaattttttttttttgttaaagggtAAACACAAGTGCACAGGTTGAACATAAGGTACTTTGCATTTCTAGGATTGTTGaacatcaagaaatatatatccaGTGTTTGAACGTCTGATGTCTTCCTACCCCAGACGACTTTCTACCTTTGATGCCCTCCTACTTTAAAGACTTTCTATGTTTGATGCCTTCCTGCCTTAGCAGACTTTCTACCTTTGAAGCCTTCCTACCTTAGAAGACTTTCTACCTTTGATGTTTTCATACCTTGGAAGACTTCCTACCTCTGGGAGATTTTTAGCAACGTCAGGATAATTCACATGACTGGCAATCTTCCGCCAGTCAATGGCAATGAAATTACAGTCCTGGTTCTTGAGAAAttctgaaacagaaaataaaaaatagttacaaatgaagtaaaaaatttcaTGGGAATAAATAAGTAGTGATTAAGAGGTATCAAGTAAACTACAGTTAATAGTCTGAAACCTTGCGTTCAGTATTAGTCATTTCAAGATGACTGTTCAGATTTGAGGGCCCTAAGGATCAGAATAGCACTGGCGCCTGTCTACCAGTCGAATAAGAATAAGTGCTTATATTACTGGAGTACAAATGGCCTGTGAATCTCTCACCAAAACAGCTATTTCCTGGTTTAAAACCCTACTTGCTCACGAACTACCAGAAGCTcagttttctctctatctctcgacTCAGTTGCTATGCAAAGTTCCTTTCAAATCCCGTAATGCAACAGTATAGTAAAGGGTAGAAATCTCTACCTGTTTTGGCCTGATCAATCCACTTGGATTTTCCACTTCCAAGCCACCCGTGGCACAGCATGACCGTCGGTTTTGCTCCATCGAAAGGCGATGCCTTCAGGTTGCTGACGTCCTCGATCAATAGCTCGTAATGGCTGTCGTTTGCTGGGTTACTcctgaaagatattttttcctgtaatatctGTGGGTTTTGTGAGCGGTTAGTATGTGAAGGTATAATGGGAAAGATATATGCCTGTACACATGATGGCATTTGTATTGGTTATTATATGTTTCTTAAACATAGTGTAttgtaaataattaaattcatCTGCACAGCTTCTTTCTTTTTACCGTCCTCCAGTCCTCACCCGAATTAAGATCATgggagagggtgggtgggtgggttgatGGGCGTGATATTACCACAGCTAAGAAATGAATCAAGTTACAGTCTGCAAACCTCAGCAGAATAATACAGTCTTTGAAATATGAATCTGAAGTAATTTTATGTAATCTATTTTGCCTCATTCATTTGACATGTTCAGacatacattatttatgtatcatttataattattcattcctGGAAGAGGAAAGATAATTAGATGGATAAACAGATAGAGATACTATGTTATCATGCAGTATTACCAAACAAGAATAATACTTGACACAAGACATTTTAACaaacaccaaaaattaaaaagacgaaaGTTCCTCACCTCGTCCACAACAAGAAGTGAACATCACTGAGGTTGACCTTCACAAAGAGTTCCTCAGGTAATGCTTCTACAATATCGTCGATATTCAACGGCGATTCTTCGTCGATTTCTGCCGGCGATTCATTGTCACCCACCTGAGATGAAGATGAATCACCACTGTCGACCTGAGATGATGAATTACCACTGTCGATCTGCGATGGAGACTCATTCTGGTCGACCTGCTCGGCTGTCGATTGGTCAGAGGGCGCTGAAAAAGATTAGTTTTATTCCGTTTAGTATGAATTAATTGATAATAAGCATTGAAAGCAAACCCTTCCCAGCCCCCAACTCACACAAACATATCTCCCAGATCAgccaaagcacacacacacacacacacaccaatctCGCCTCCAAAACCCACAGGCCTTCTACATTGACTGAAAAAACGAAGCACCGTTAAGTAATTAAAAACTTTGCAATTACAGCAAcgaaaaaaaatggagaataattccccaacaataaaaaaactcaccAAAACAGCATAAAACTTACGACAGCCTGAAAGCTTGTTGAAAAATCTCCTACATTCTTCTTTCCCGTCCGATTAAGAGATTTGGCCCTACACAAATGCTAAACAAACAGCAATTTCACAAACGCCGGCTGGTAAGAAATTATTAGATTCGATTAgcattcattatttcaaaatgctttAGTGTTACCATAGGAACACATACTCTGAGGGTAACTTCCTGGACAGCCAGCACTGGTCAGTTTTTCTGCACCTCCTGAGTAATATACGattaatgaataagaaatattagatatatagCTTTTGTCAACTTTAAACATCTCGTAGAAATTAAATTCACAAGAATCATAACGAGTATTTCCTAGCAacttagagagaataattatcttATTCTTCAGTGACCAACAAGTATTTTATAACCTCAGAGCACAGACAACCGTTGCTATTTATCACATGAGGCCAAGACAAAGGATAATTTTTACCATTGCCCAATTTCTGCTCAAATGCATTTGCACTGAAGAAATAGTCAGCTTGAAAAACATTGCTGACAGCACCAATAGGTTACTTGCTAGACGTGCTACAATTAAATCTAGATGAATAACAAATTTAAATGTCTCATGAGAAGACAATGAGAAAAAGATAAGATACTCTTTTAACTTACTTTTACTCTGAGTGAACGCTGAACAGAGGAGGTCCTTGTGAGGTGCACAGCAGCACAGGGAAAAtgacaaacatctctctctcgttccattgTAAGGCTGTTGtcgaagaaaatattttgtgctGGCCTGAATTACAGATGCAAGTGTGCTACGTTTTGTGTACAGCTGTTTGCAGTCTCCTCTTTTCCATATCTGTCAGTGATTTACTGTCAGCCAGGCTGATGGAGTATTGAATGGACATTGTAAACATGTCATTCATggtaccacatacacacacatatatacacacacagctgTGTCCTCAAAACAAAGAACGGGTGCTAGTTCCGGTCTTCCGTTGGAACTGAAACCTATGACCCCATCAGTTTACACCTCCTAACCTCTTTTAGGATTAGGGGTGTGGATGATTAGGGCATCCCTGATTCCCTTCCTCAGCTGACACTTTGAAACACCATGAAGATGCCTTAATTCCAATATTCAGACTGATACCTACAAGGCcttcctctgcttgctcttttccTGTTGCTTTTATGATATTTCTCTGCTATTAATTATGTTCTCTGTCTCAATAAGGGCTTTCCAATTAGCCAAAATATGGACACTTGTTGGCCAAGTTGCACCTTAGGTAGGGAGTCGACCTTTGCTCCCAGGAAGTAAGACCATGGCAGGTAACCTTTGTCAAAGGCCATTCTCGAGTAGGCCACAAGCATTTTGTCCTCTGGTATCTAAATTGGACTACCTCCCTCTGTGTAGAAGTTTCCATATCTGAGCGAATGGGAGAGAGCCTGAACAAAGAAACAGGCCATGTGGGTTTCAATGAGCCACATGGTCTCACTCACCATCAGAACTTCCACCAGGGAGTTGGACCATTAGAACTTCCACCAGGGTGACTTGGTGGACGGTTATAATGTGAAGTTGGGGGAAGCTGGTAAGACAGACTAGCCCGACACAGAGAAGGGTCTTCATAAGCCTCACATCATACAAAAGAAGACAAATCTCCATGAAACAATACGAGAGTTCGGGACTAACTAAAGCTTCCCTATTCCGCAGCTGTTTCAAATCTACATACAGACCTTACCTTTGCTCTACTTTCGGTATCACATTGGCCAAATATACATAAAGGCCATAAATCATAGCACGAGACGTTAATGGTATGCTCATAATTACATTCCACTGTTCctgtaattactgtaaaaaacataaattaagccTAAAATTCGAGTACTAATTTCAGGCTCTGATTAGCCATACGCAATCCGTGTCACTGGCTGAAACGACTCActatttcatttctgaaatacgcaaaaatatactcgtataattaTCCGTGATGGCAACAACGGCCGCGTCCAGCTAGCAGCGTTCCTAATGAGTCATTTACTTATTTGTCAAATCTTCAGCTTATTGCTTTACAGTCAATATATTTGGTCTGCAACGAGGACCAAAGAATCTTCTGTATCTTTGTCTTTAttccactttcatttattttagcacaTGGGTCTCCATACATGAGCTGTGTAGACaaagaatagaaagagagagggtggaagggaAATACTGCAAGACACACATATTAATCAAATTTCTGACATTTGCTAAAACTCTGATGAGCTATGGTAGATATCACCTTGTACGTCACAATTTAGGCCATTCCTCTTGTTGCTGGGACGAAAGTAATCCTTTTATTAAGTCATCATTTCCCTTTAGCCACTAATATTTCTCATTAACGTTATAGGTTTAATCCTGAACAGTTATTCAAGTATATATTACTATTAGCTTTGACATTTCTGTAGATCCAGGTGCTAGCCTTCTAGCTCTCAGCAAGGCTTTGGGGATGAGGATGTCTGCCCCACATTCTCTACTCAGTTCTCTTTGCATCCCACGACAGTCGACGAGCTATCAGTGGAATGTAGATGTACCTAGAGCACTTCAGCTCGCTCAGGAATCAAACCCTTGACCATTCCCTGGCGAAGTGAATATCCTAACCACTGGACCACAGGGAGCATAAATTACTTTCATCTCTTTTAGTCTTCTTCCTCCCTGTGATGAGGGGCTTCTCCGTCTCTCTTTTCTATAGGTATTATTTTGGTCACTATTCTGTTGAGTCCAAGGGGAAAGTTCCGCCCCCTCCCAGGTGGCCTTGTACTGCCCATATTGACTCTATCGGATTTGGTAACTCGCAGATAAAATGGCTCTTGGAATGCTTCTTTCTTTCCGTTGCAAACTTTGGGGCTCTTTTCCCTGCTTCTGATCTTCCTGccttttttaaatgttcttcCTTTCAGATGGTCTGTTTCCTTCTTTGccttaaccccccccccaaatctTAATTCATCTCTATCATCCCTTCCCATAGTCCTCAAACCTGGCAGGTCtgtctttcaactcttctggtaACCCATATAAGACACCCGACACTATTGCATACTGCTTTACCAGGGGTTGTGCTAAGGGCATGTCCAAGCCATTTCAGCATTATTTCATCTTTAACGTCCCTAATGGTATCAAATCTAACTCTGTCGTGCCATCCGACTCCTAATATTCACCTTGAAGCTTTAATCTTCAGTCAGTCAGGTTTCATTTTTATGCCATAAAAAGTACCTGCTAGGCAATACAGATTGTACTAGATTTAAGTATAATCTTAGTTCTATATGCAacttcaatctacttgagttccagATCTTATTCAGCCTATACACTGTCTGACTggccttttttagtttttcatttaactgcataattatgtaaacaaactcagaggaaatgaaatgcaagatacatcattcaaaatttattcagTAGTAAATTTCACGTCAAAGCACCGTAGTTCCTATAGTTTCAGCCTTTAGCATAGGGTCGGTTAGCATTGGTTTCCAGATAGTAGTCGCCTCTCAGCCTGTcaagaaagaaaggcaaagaaatTACCTTCCGGATTCTCAACAGGTATTTTAGGGTGAGCTCGTCCCCCTTTCTCGCACCCAATCCTTCAGTCTAGTTCAATGATGATGCAATTCATTCTTTCGCTCCAATTGGTATTTGAGGATTTCAGGTTACTTCCAGCTGATCCAAGAGAGATTGCCAAGTTCAGATTTCAAGAGACATTTCCTGTTTTTATCTTTGTCATCAAAACTTAATATTAGCCTGACCAGGTCCTGTTTGCAATATGGAATTCACATTCTGGGGTACTTTATCATTTGTTAACCTTCTTTCAGGGGCCCTGTACCACTTATAATCAACCCTCTTTTCCCATATTTACTCTCTTTGCATTAGCAACCCTTGTAGTTCGTTTATCTTGCTGCTGTAAATATCTGAAGAAGCATAAGCTGTAACTATATACAAACATTGTGAAGCCACCAATGTACTTCTCTAATAAATGAAGAGGGAAGGCCTCAGGGAGGGAAATACCTTACAGTCCTCTCTAGACTTCACCTCTAGCCACAAACATGGGTTCAAAGAGAAGCCACTGCTGACTTCTTTCTTTTCCAGCATAGGAGAATAGTAACCGGATGAAGAGAAATCCCGCCAGTAGGTTTTCCTGGGGGCTGTCCTTAAGATATCCTCAGCCCTTCTTCGGAGATCTTGATATCCTGGCCCATTAGACACTTGACCCACTTTGCCCTCCTTCAGAGATCTTTGTGTAGGCTTAGACGACAGGAGCTCATCAAGGAGAAATCAGCCAGTCAGGAGCAGTCACAACCATCATTATCTGGGTAGGTATCGCCTGAAAGACTGCCGAACAGCGAGTCCCACACAACAGTTGGAGAAATCAACCGGTCGGCATGTCTCAGTGAACGAAAGTGGCCTCAAGTCTCCCTCTGTGCATTCCAACTCTGCCCTACTAAATGTCTCAGGCAGCAACTGTGCAAGTTTAAATTTAAGTACTACGATAAGACACAGTATGAACAAAGAAAGGAAGGATAGGGATCATTAAGAGTTAGGTCCAGAATGGGGAAGAacgtatattttacataaaaagtaGAGGAACATAAGCAACAACATGATTTTGATACTTAACTGTTTATTGACGTGAACCCCCATGTTGAGGCAACCCTGCCCACAGGCTACACAGTTTCCAGCCCTAAATGAATTCCAGTCAGGGCAGGGCACTGACTTGAATTTAGTCAACCCATTTACGCTCTCAGTCCAGTATTCGTATGCGCGCTTATGGCTGCATCCACCTGTTGGGATCATAGCAATGAATCACTGTAGCTTCTATAGATTTTTAGCTATGGTTCATTCAGTATCATGTACCAcatataattttcagaattaaaCCTCTTCCAAggttctaaaaaaacaaaaacattccctgaCATGCCCAGCATCCTCCATTCCTTCCGCTCGACCAAACCACCCAAAAGCACTTGCATCCATCTTTTCCTAATGATAACCTTTAAAGTAAACCCCTTGGTATATGCCATTCTTAGTACACAGTTAATCCTCTCCATTT is a genomic window containing:
- the LOC136855240 gene encoding pancreatic lipase-related protein 3-like — encoded protein: MSLHLWTTSTLKVASTLPHSVTGHSLGAHLVAIMGSNVQNGPVGRITGLDPAGPGFEDAPNEFRLDKSDATFVDVIHSNACPLSELCLGLNGSYGHVDFFPNGGKRQPGCTILGYLIDMLGSCSHERSRKYWIESINGPTPFKAVPCPDLDSYKAGECVDCGPGCLDMGVHVNDQLTGNYFLQTNANPPYAKG